The Oceanicaulis alexandrii DSM 11625 DNA segment TCATCGGCGCGGTCAGCGCGCCGCTGCAAACCGCCTTCGTCTTCGTCGCCCTGGGATCGCTGGGAGCGGTCGCCTTCATTATCTGGCGCATGCTGTCGCGACGAAAAAGCCCTCAGTGAGCTGAGGGCTCGCCAAACCGCTCTCTTCGGTATATTCGAGCGGGCCATGGAATGGATCGCCGATACTGAGTCCCTGGCCCAAGCGTGTGCGAAGCTGCGTGAAGCCGAGTTTGTCGCCGTAGACACCGAGTTTATGCGCGAGAGCACGTTCTGGCCGCAGCTGTGCCTGATACAGGCGGCGGGCGACGAGACCGAAGTGCTGATCGACCCGCTGGCCGAAGGTCTCGACCTTCAGCCCTTCTATGACCTGCTGACAGATCAGAGCGTCATGAAGGTGTTTCACGCCTGTCGGCAGGATCTGGAAATCTTCTTTCACGAGGGCGGCGGGCTGATCCCGAAACCGCTGTTTGACAGCCAGATCGCCGCCATGGCCGTGGGCCTGGGCGATTCCGTGTCTTACGACAATCTGGTGCGTGCGCTGGTGAAGGTGAATCTCGACAAGGGCTCGCGTTTCACCGACTGGTCGCGCCGCCCGCTGTCTGACAAGCAAAAGGAATATGCGCTCGCGGATGTGACCCATCTGCGCGACCTGTTCCCGATCCTGCGTGAGAAACTCGCCAAAGTGGGCCGCGAAGCCTGGCTGGCCGAGGAGATGAAAACCCTCACCGACCCGGCCACCTATCAGATGCATCCTGAAGACGCCTGGAAGCGTCTGAAACTGCGCAAGACCACCGCGAAATGGCTGGCGGGGCTGAAGGCCGCCGCCGAATGGCGCGAGACCGAAGCGCAGACCCGCGACATTCCCCGCTCTCGCATCATCAAGGATGACGGCCTGTACGAGCTGGCGCACGCCAGCCCGACCTCGCTGGATGACCTGAAGAATCTGCGCGCCGTGCCCAAGGGCTTTGAACGCTCCAAGCCCGCCGAGCGCCTGATCGCGATCATGCAAGAAGCGCTGGCCGACCCCAAAGCCTATGCGCCCAAGGTGGACAAGCCCGAAGCCAGCCCGCCCAATCTGGGGCCGATCATCGAAATCCTGAAAGTCTTCCTCAAGGTCGTCTCCGAGCAGGAGGGCGTCGCCAGCCGGCTGATCGCCACCGTGCCCGATCTCGAGAAGCTCGCCGCCGACGACGAGGCTGACATTCCCGCCCTCAAGGGCTGGCGCCGCGACGTGTTCGGCGCCGAAGCCCTGCGCCTCAAACGCGGCGAGATCGCCCTGGTGCTGGAAAACGGCAAGGTCGAGGCTGTCGAGCTGGAATAGCGGTTTCGCTATGGGTCCCCGGATCAAGTCCGAGGACCGAAATGCTAAGCCCGGCCCTCTCGGCCTTCGGACTTGATCCGGAGGCCCTTGAGAGGGAGTAGCGCTGCTCGTGGTTGATGTTTCAGCATTTCATACTCCCTCTCTCTCCCGGCGAAGGCCGGGACCC contains these protein-coding regions:
- the rnd gene encoding ribonuclease D gives rise to the protein MEWIADTESLAQACAKLREAEFVAVDTEFMRESTFWPQLCLIQAAGDETEVLIDPLAEGLDLQPFYDLLTDQSVMKVFHACRQDLEIFFHEGGGLIPKPLFDSQIAAMAVGLGDSVSYDNLVRALVKVNLDKGSRFTDWSRRPLSDKQKEYALADVTHLRDLFPILREKLAKVGREAWLAEEMKTLTDPATYQMHPEDAWKRLKLRKTTAKWLAGLKAAAEWRETEAQTRDIPRSRIIKDDGLYELAHASPTSLDDLKNLRAVPKGFERSKPAERLIAIMQEALADPKAYAPKVDKPEASPPNLGPIIEILKVFLKVVSEQEGVASRLIATVPDLEKLAADDEADIPALKGWRRDVFGAEALRLKRGEIALVLENGKVEAVELE